In Aristaeella hokkaidonensis, the following are encoded in one genomic region:
- a CDS encoding carbohydrate kinase family protein, whose product MTRMKHYDVVALGELLIDFAPHSVNEAGYPVLSANPGGAPGNFLAALTKYGCRTAMIGKVGDDAFGKALVKTLEDAGIDARGIRIDPNVFTTLAFVSLDASGNRDFSFARKPGADTCLTPEEVDEELIADAKVFHFGTLSLTDEPAAGATRHAIELAKRHGALISLDPNLRKPLWKREEDAREAIEWSLHQADIVKISDEEIDWLWGFSPEEGAEKLLREYGASLVYATLGPKGCYAANGTNRVTVQSPSGIHVVDTTGAGDIFGGSATSQFIRCKKTPADLTETELRRIVSFACTAASLSTQTHGGIASVPEYSDVTRKMEE is encoded by the coding sequence ATGACACGGATGAAACATTATGACGTGGTTGCGCTCGGTGAACTGCTGATCGATTTTGCCCCACATTCCGTCAATGAGGCAGGCTACCCGGTCCTGTCCGCCAACCCGGGCGGAGCGCCGGGCAATTTCCTGGCAGCGCTGACAAAGTACGGCTGCAGGACTGCCATGATCGGAAAAGTCGGCGATGACGCCTTCGGGAAAGCGCTGGTGAAAACACTGGAGGATGCCGGGATAGATGCCCGGGGGATCCGGATTGACCCGAACGTTTTTACAACGCTGGCCTTTGTTTCCCTGGACGCGTCCGGGAACCGGGATTTCAGCTTCGCTCGTAAACCGGGCGCCGATACCTGTCTGACCCCGGAAGAAGTGGATGAAGAGCTCATCGCGGACGCGAAAGTTTTCCACTTCGGCACGCTCTCTCTGACGGATGAGCCTGCCGCCGGGGCTACCCGACATGCCATTGAACTGGCAAAGCGCCACGGTGCGCTGATCAGCCTGGATCCCAATCTGCGCAAGCCACTGTGGAAGCGGGAGGAGGATGCCAGGGAAGCGATTGAGTGGAGCCTGCATCAGGCGGATATTGTCAAGATCAGTGATGAGGAGATTGACTGGCTGTGGGGCTTTTCCCCGGAAGAAGGCGCTGAAAAGCTGCTGCGGGAATACGGCGCCTCACTGGTGTATGCCACGCTGGGACCCAAGGGCTGCTATGCTGCAAATGGCACGAACCGCGTGACAGTGCAAAGTCCGTCCGGTATTCATGTTGTCGACACAACCGGCGCCGGCGATATATTCGGCGGCAGCGCAACGAGTCAGTTTATCAGGTGCAAAAAAACGCCGGCAGATCTGACAGAAACAGAACTCCGCCGGATTGTCAGTTTTGCCTGTACCGCTGCAAGCCTTTCAACGCAGACGCACGGTGGAATCGCAAGCGTTCCGGAGTATTCGGATGTTACCCGGAAAATGGAAGAGTGA
- a CDS encoding glycoside hydrolase family 32 protein, which translates to MKKTVNHSLLFARAYEQAEGGKIPRESRPVFHLTPLTGWMNDPNGFCYYHGQYHLFYQYNPYDTEWDAMHWGHAVSHDLLHWTYLPAALAPDAPYDSFGCFSGSAAELPDGRHLLMYTGVRQEGGDKSREFQTQCIAVGDGTDYQKYEKNPVLDSNALPEGLSPYDFRDPKIWRTENGAYRCVVGARREDKRGVLLQYESRDGFEWRYVGVLAENDGRFGLMWECPDFFPLDGKHVLFVSPQDMLPEDFEYHNGNGTVCLTGRMDGDRFVEENNQAIDYGIDFYAPQTILTPDGRRVMIGWMQNWDTCKTTGYEERPWFGQMSLPRELFFRNGRLYQQPVRELAQYRSGKVEYRDVLLDGEKSLEGIEGRVVELDIHLRCADPDTPYQKFIMKFAQNEKYHSVLSYRPYESWLQIDRKFSGSRRAYIHQRRCLVSDQRGEIRLHVILDRFSMEVFINDGEQVMTATILTGSDARKISFEADGQVMMDVTKYSLIEKE; encoded by the coding sequence ATGAAGAAAACGGTAAACCACAGCCTGCTGTTTGCCAGGGCGTATGAGCAGGCTGAAGGCGGAAAAATCCCGCGGGAAAGCCGTCCGGTTTTCCACCTGACGCCTTTGACCGGATGGATGAACGATCCCAACGGTTTCTGCTATTACCACGGCCAGTATCACCTGTTCTACCAGTACAATCCGTATGATACGGAATGGGATGCCATGCACTGGGGACATGCAGTCAGCCATGACCTGCTTCACTGGACTTATCTGCCTGCCGCATTGGCTCCGGACGCTCCGTATGATTCCTTCGGATGCTTTTCAGGCAGCGCGGCGGAACTGCCGGACGGCAGGCACCTGCTGATGTATACCGGCGTGAGGCAGGAGGGCGGGGATAAGTCCAGGGAGTTCCAGACCCAGTGCATTGCAGTCGGCGACGGGACAGATTACCAAAAGTATGAAAAGAACCCGGTTCTCGACAGCAATGCACTTCCGGAAGGCCTGAGTCCCTACGATTTCAGGGATCCGAAGATCTGGCGGACAGAGAACGGAGCATACCGCTGTGTGGTGGGAGCCCGCCGGGAGGACAAACGGGGTGTTCTGCTCCAGTATGAAAGCCGGGACGGATTTGAATGGCGGTATGTCGGAGTACTGGCAGAGAATGACGGACGGTTCGGCCTCATGTGGGAATGCCCTGATTTCTTCCCGCTGGACGGAAAACATGTACTGTTTGTCAGTCCGCAGGATATGCTTCCTGAAGACTTTGAATACCATAACGGTAACGGTACCGTCTGCCTCACAGGGCGAATGGACGGAGACCGGTTCGTCGAGGAGAATAACCAGGCGATCGATTACGGGATTGACTTTTACGCTCCGCAGACCATTCTGACTCCTGACGGAAGGCGTGTGATGATCGGCTGGATGCAAAACTGGGACACCTGCAAAACAACCGGTTATGAAGAACGGCCCTGGTTTGGCCAGATGAGCCTGCCGCGGGAACTGTTCTTCAGGAATGGCCGTCTTTACCAGCAGCCGGTCCGGGAATTGGCGCAGTACAGAAGCGGGAAAGTGGAGTATCGGGATGTCCTTTTGGACGGAGAAAAGAGCCTGGAAGGAATCGAAGGGCGGGTTGTTGAACTGGATATCCATCTGCGATGCGCTGATCCGGATACCCCCTACCAGAAGTTCATCATGAAGTTTGCCCAGAATGAGAAATACCATTCAGTTCTCAGCTACCGGCCTTATGAGTCATGGCTGCAGATTGACCGCAAATTCTCAGGATCCAGGCGAGCATATATCCATCAGCGCCGATGCCTGGTATCCGATCAGCGGGGTGAAATCCGGCTGCATGTGATTCTGGACCGCTTCAGTATGGAGGTTTTTATCAATGACGGGGAACAGGTGATGACCGCCACAATCCTCACAGGGTCCGATGCACGGAAGATCTCGTTTGAAGCCGATGGCCAAGTGATGATGGATGTCACAAAATACTCGCTGATTGAAAAGGAATGA
- a CDS encoding glycoside hydrolase family 32 protein yields MNKKRLALLLALLLACAMLLAGCQNNGNTQNTVTEAPAAAAPIAPESGEPFAAVENDKDFSALRTPGSQEEAYEYRTFFRPAIDGINQPYVGDTMPYYEDGTWYIYYLKEGGDSYNHSIYLATTKDFVTYTEYDNPILESSRSGGQDGWAGTGSVVKVKDTYYFFYTGHASSDIYEYMEKIMVAKGTAPDQFEKVEGWEITPPAELGQKRDFRDPQAYYDAENDVIHMTVTAAQDGKARILKYTLSGDLQKADYDGIIFTNTAKENFWNLECSDTFRIGDRYYLTYSAQDDTLWYAMSDTPYGPYGEAKRLDGKLFYAAKHVENQDGSYMVGWARRSESPSSTSEVSGWAGNLAVQQLAQKENGELALIPVKAVEAQFDKRRELLIEQDQIEIRAGSRYSYTDAFTAYESFMLKGKVTYTGKGSFGLAFDYNGQDEKTKIICLNPKEQKLQLTFNEGGTLITETAAALEAGKEYSFTYIQEGSAGIFWLGDEASLTVRLYGVSGKPIRLFTESNTVTWTDLREYTR; encoded by the coding sequence ATGAACAAGAAAAGACTGGCCCTTCTCCTGGCCCTTCTCCTGGCCTGCGCGATGCTGCTGGCCGGATGCCAGAACAACGGGAACACACAGAACACTGTGACAGAGGCTCCTGCAGCAGCTGCCCCGATAGCTCCGGAAAGCGGGGAACCGTTTGCCGCTGTTGAGAATGACAAGGATTTTTCCGCACTGCGGACACCGGGAAGCCAGGAGGAAGCCTATGAGTACAGAACCTTTTTCAGGCCGGCCATTGACGGCATCAACCAGCCCTATGTGGGCGACACGATGCCTTATTATGAGGACGGCACCTGGTATATCTATTACCTGAAAGAGGGCGGCGATTCCTACAACCACTCTATTTACCTGGCGACAACAAAGGACTTCGTAACCTATACCGAATACGACAATCCCATCCTGGAGAGCAGCCGCAGCGGCGGACAGGACGGATGGGCAGGCACGGGTTCTGTTGTAAAAGTAAAGGATACCTATTATTTCTTCTACACCGGCCATGCTTCTTCCGATATCTATGAGTATATGGAAAAAATCATGGTAGCGAAGGGAACTGCTCCGGATCAGTTTGAGAAGGTGGAAGGCTGGGAAATCACACCGCCGGCCGAACTGGGACAGAAACGGGATTTCCGGGATCCGCAGGCGTATTACGACGCGGAAAACGACGTGATCCATATGACTGTGACCGCTGCACAGGACGGTAAGGCCAGGATCCTCAAATATACCCTGAGCGGAGACCTGCAGAAGGCTGATTACGACGGGATCATTTTTACAAACACAGCGAAGGAAAACTTCTGGAACCTGGAGTGCAGCGACACTTTCCGGATCGGGGACAGGTATTACCTGACGTATTCCGCCCAGGACGATACCCTCTGGTACGCAATGTCAGATACTCCGTATGGCCCCTACGGGGAAGCAAAACGGCTGGACGGCAAGCTTTTCTACGCCGCAAAGCATGTGGAAAACCAGGACGGTTCCTATATGGTCGGCTGGGCGCGCCGGAGCGAATCCCCCTCCTCCACCTCGGAGGTTTCCGGCTGGGCCGGCAATCTGGCAGTACAGCAGCTGGCGCAGAAAGAAAACGGCGAGCTGGCGCTGATTCCGGTAAAAGCGGTTGAGGCCCAGTTTGACAAACGGCGGGAGCTGCTGATTGAACAGGATCAGATTGAAATCCGCGCAGGATCCCGTTACAGTTACACGGATGCTTTTACCGCCTATGAGAGTTTCATGCTGAAGGGAAAAGTGACGTATACGGGGAAAGGAAGCTTCGGGCTGGCTTTTGACTATAACGGACAGGATGAAAAAACAAAGATTATCTGCCTGAATCCGAAAGAACAGAAGCTGCAGCTGACATTCAATGAGGGCGGTACCCTGATTACTGAAACAGCCGCGGCGTTGGAAGCCGGAAAGGAATACAGCTTTACCTATATCCAGGAAGGTTCCGCCGGAATCTTCTGGCTGGGAGACGAGGCATCCCTGACCGTGCGGCTGTACGGCGTCAGCGGGAAGCCTATCCGCCTGTTCACGGAGAGCAATACGGTTACATGGACTGACCTGAGAGAGTATACGAGGTAA